The genomic window TGAAGAAAACTTCAAACAAGTTTCAAAATACGTTCATGCTACATCAAGAGGTCATGAAGCTATTCAGACCGCTATAGGTATGCAATTGTTACCGCAAGATTATGCATTTCCGTATTACAGAGACGATGCGATGTTGTTGGCTTTTGGATTGCAGCCTTATGATTTAATGTTGCAGTTGTTGGCAAAAAAAGATGATCCTTTTTCTGGAGGAAGAACATACTATTCGCATCCGAGTTTAAAAGATGCTGATAAGCCTAAAATTCCACACCAATCCTCAGCAACAGGTATGCAAGCTATTCCTGCAACAGGAGTCGCAATGGGTTTGCAATATTTGGAAAAACAGGGACTTCAAAATTCAAATGTCATTCTGGAGGATAGTGAAGAATTGCAATTAAACCCAATCACTGTTTGTAGTTTAGGCGATGCATCAGTCACCGAAGGCGAAATTGCGGAAGCCTTTCAAATGGCAGCTTTAAAGCAAATGCCAATTCTATATTTGGTGCAGGACAACGGTTGGGATATTTCGGCAAATGAAGCAGAAACCAGAGCGCAAAGTGCTTTTGAATATGCGCAAGGTTTTCACGGATTAGAAGCCATTTCTATAGACGGAGCTAATTTTATTGAAAGCTACGAAGCTTTAGAAAAAGTTATAAAAACAATTCGTGAAGAGCGTCGTCCATTTTTGGTTCATGCCAAAGTACCGTTGTTAAATCACCATACTTCTGGTGTGCGAATGGAATGGTATAGAGATGATTTGGAAGAAGCAAAATCACGTGACCCTTATCCAGTTATTAAACAACAATTATTGGATAATGGGTTTTCAGAAAAGGAAATTTCAGAAATAGAAAAAGAGGTTAAAGAAAAAGTGCTATCTGATTTTGAAAAAGCACAAAAAGCAGAAGACCCAAAACCTGAAGATTTATTTACGCACGATTTTGCACCAACTCCAATTACCGAGGAAAAAGGTGAACGTTCACCAGAAGGTGCTGAAAAAGTGGTGATGGTAGATTGCGCTTTATTTGCTGTTGAAGAATTAATGAAAGAGCATCCAGAATGTTTGCTTTACGGTCAAGATGTAGGTGGACGACTTGGAGGTGTTTTTCGTGAGGCAGCGACTTTAGCGCAGAAATTTGGTGATGACAGAGTTTTCAATACACCAATTCAAGAAGCTTTTATTGTAGGTTCAACCGTTGGGATGAGTGCAGTAGGACTTAAGCCAATTGTTGAGGTTCAGTTTGCCGATTACATCTGGCCAGGACTCAATCAATTATTTACCGAAGTAAGCCGTAGTTGTTATTTAAGTAACGGAAAATGGGCTGTAAGTATGATTTTGCGTGTGCCAATTGGTGCTTATGGTAGTGGTGGACCTTACCATTCGTCTTCAGTAGAAAGTGTGGTGACCAATATTCGAGGTATAAAAATAGCTTATCCAAGTAATGGAGCAGATTTAAAAGGCTTAATGAAAGCAGCGTATCACGATCCAAATCCAGTAGTAATTTTAGAACACAAAGGCTTGTATTGGTCTAAGGTTCCGGGAACGCAAGGCGCAACTTCTGTAGAACCTGCCGAAGATTACGTATTACCTTTTGGAAAAGCTTGGTTGTTACAGGAAATCTGGAAGCAAGACGATGTAGAAACGTGTACCATTGTAACTTATGGAATGGGTGTGCATTGGGCAATGAATGCTTCAGGAGAATTGGGTTTAAAAGACCAAATAGAAGTTATAGATTTGAGAACACTTTATCCTTTAGATGAAGCAACCATAATGAAGTCGGTTAAGAAAACAGGTAAATGCTTAGTAGTAACCGAAGAGCCAAGTAATAATAGTTTTGCGAGAGCCTTATCTGGAAAAATTCAAGAAGAATGCTTTAAATATTTGGATGCACCAGTAATGACAATTGGTAGTGAAAATATGCCTGCGATTCCATTGAATTCCACATTAGAGCAAACCATGATTCCTTCTATTGAAAAAGTGAAAGCTAAAATTGAAATGTTATTAGATTATTAAATAAAAAAAGCCTATCATTTTTGATAGGCTTTTTCATAAAAAGATTTTAAGTATACTTATATAACTTTTACATTAACTGCATTTAATCCTTTTTTTCCTTCTGTTAAATCGAATTCTACATTGTCACCTTCTCTAACCTCATCAACTAAACCAGAAATGTGTACAAAATGCTCTTTGCTGTTTCCTTCTTCTGTTATGAATCCAAAACCTTTAGAGTCATTAAAAAATTTTACTGTACCAGTACTCATATTAAAATATATTAAATTAAGTGACGAAGGTAGTCTAATTAATTGATTATCAATTAATTTTATTGATTTAATTTCGTTTTTAATTTTAAAGACCTAAGCCTTAGGTCTTAGCACTTATCTTTTTATAAATCGTATTCCGAAAGCGGTTTAGTAAACTCTTCAGGATTAGCTGCTAAATAATAACGAGGATCATTAATATCTTCAACAATCACCTCTTTAAACTTAGGGCTCGCTTTATACATTAAGGCTTTACAGTCTTCGCTAAGATGTTTTAGTTTTAAGCTCTTTCCTGCAGCTTCATATTTATTTACCAAATTGAAAATAGCTTCCATAGCAGAATGGTCACTAACGCGAGATTCAACAAAATCTATTTCTACATTTTCTGGGTCATTTTTTACATCAAACTTAGAGTTAAAACTCTGAATAGATCCGAAGAATAAAGGTCCCCAAATTTCATAAGTTTTAGTGCCATCTGGTTGTATGCGTTTACGTGCTCTAATCATTGTAGCACTTTTCCATGCAAATACTAATGCAGAAATAATTACACCAGCTATAACGGC from Winogradskyella sp. MH6 includes these protein-coding regions:
- a CDS encoding alpha-ketoacid dehydrogenase subunit alpha/beta — its product is MNKDILKKGFSNLCTAKAMAELYEENFKQVSKYVHATSRGHEAIQTAIGMQLLPQDYAFPYYRDDAMLLAFGLQPYDLMLQLLAKKDDPFSGGRTYYSHPSLKDADKPKIPHQSSATGMQAIPATGVAMGLQYLEKQGLQNSNVILEDSEELQLNPITVCSLGDASVTEGEIAEAFQMAALKQMPILYLVQDNGWDISANEAETRAQSAFEYAQGFHGLEAISIDGANFIESYEALEKVIKTIREERRPFLVHAKVPLLNHHTSGVRMEWYRDDLEEAKSRDPYPVIKQQLLDNGFSEKEISEIEKEVKEKVLSDFEKAQKAEDPKPEDLFTHDFAPTPITEEKGERSPEGAEKVVMVDCALFAVEELMKEHPECLLYGQDVGGRLGGVFREAATLAQKFGDDRVFNTPIQEAFIVGSTVGMSAVGLKPIVEVQFADYIWPGLNQLFTEVSRSCYLSNGKWAVSMILRVPIGAYGSGGPYHSSSVESVVTNIRGIKIAYPSNGADLKGLMKAAYHDPNPVVILEHKGLYWSKVPGTQGATSVEPAEDYVLPFGKAWLLQEIWKQDDVETCTIVTYGMGVHWAMNASGELGLKDQIEVIDLRTLYPLDEATIMKSVKKTGKCLVVTEEPSNNSFARALSGKIQEECFKYLDAPVMTIGSENMPAIPLNSTLEQTMIPSIEKVKAKIEMLLDY
- a CDS encoding cold-shock protein, with the protein product MSTGTVKFFNDSKGFGFITEEGNSKEHFVHISGLVDEVREGDNVEFDLTEGKKGLNAVNVKVI